The following are encoded together in the Triticum dicoccoides isolate Atlit2015 ecotype Zavitan chromosome 6B, WEW_v2.0, whole genome shotgun sequence genome:
- the LOC119325077 gene encoding uncharacterized protein LOC119325077: MDGSTWRMNKFTDFSPFLMPHPCDSHLWERHLFHRVPWLVSGIYLELMIDVFPGESSWTPESPPGPDFRQMANYLTPEQRDKSQRHGDDDVMDVWKMVTTRVLHAVRNQ; encoded by the exons ATG GATGGGTCTACATGGAGGATGAACAAGTTCACAGACTTCTCACCATTCTTGATGCCGCACCCATGTGATTCACATCTCTGGGAACGCCATCTCTTCCATCGTGTGCCTT GGTTGGTTAGTGGAATTTACCTGGAACTTATGATTGACGTCTTTCCTGGGGAGAGTTCCTGGACACCGGAGTCTCCCCCTGGACCTGACTTCCGCCAAATGGCCAACTACTTGACACCTGAACAAAGGGATAAAAGTCAGAGGCATGGGGATGATGATGTCATGGAT GTTTGGAAAATGGTAACGACGAGAGTTCTTCATGCAGTAAGAAACCAGTAA